A region of the Gadus morhua chromosome 1, gadMor3.0, whole genome shotgun sequence genome:
CCGGCTCACTCTTAATAGGAGGTGGGCTTTTCTCTCTGAGTCAATGTTTCAAGACATAGATAATGAATAAACACTAAAGCCAGCTATTGAGTCTATTAAAGCCACCCACCAAACTCATTACATTccttattattttctttgttgaGTCCTCTTTACAACGTTTGAATAAATTCaccaatcaaataaataatattataatatagttACATAATAATGCTACACTTCTCCGCTAAATTATTGCATACCTTGCGTAtccattttcattttccctTTTCGGTTTGTCTATGTGGATTGGTTTGACCTGTGAAGATACAGAAGAGGGTACTTTAAGAATCTGTCTGCTGCAAAGGGTTTGTAGTAAAGTCAAACAGACGTCTGCGAAGGCAAAccttctcatctctcctcttctccttttgtttttcccTGTGCTTGTCGGAGCTGCCGTTGCTGTGTTTctgcttctctttctctttgtctcgcAGCTTCTTCTCAGAGTCTCTCCCTTCTCTGTGCTCACTGGGAAAACAGAAGTCCAAACAGAGAGGTCATAGGTCCGGGGGGCAGGGGTGAGACGGGGGCTACTTATCAGACAGTGATTAATTCCTAACTTATGATAGTTAAGAAGACATTAACAGTGAAAGGAATTAATGCTGATATCAACTAAAAAATAAAGAGTAGAAAATGTCAGTGCATAAGCATGACTAGGAAAATACACAATAGCACAGGAAATCTGTATTTGGTATATGTTATGGATTTACCAAATACTTATAGATGTATTTCTTTGATTGCTATTAAAGGAAATGTGTTGCTTGACATATAACAACATAATACATGAATCTTGATCATTTACTGAAAATAATGTCTAAATTGTAAATATTGCTTAATTATTTGctttatgtttttatattttaataatttacAATCACAATAATCACAAAATACAGTTGACAATCAACAAAAGGTTGGCAGTAGTAGGATTAAAGGTATTGACTGAATAGACATGTAAATTGTTATCCTTTGAGATAGAGCTCTCCACTTAAATGAATGGTCAATACAGGAGAGGAGACATTTGTACAGGGCTCCCTACCTGTTGCTGTGCTTGGCTTTCTCCCGTTCCTTGTCTTTCTTAtggtctttgtgtctgtgttctttgtctttgtgctTGTCTTTATGCTTGTGAGAGTCTAAAGGGAAACATTTGTGGTTCACTAGACATGTAAAAACACTTCACAAAAGATGTTATCGTATAATTCATCTTGTGAATATGTCTAAAATGACACTCCCGTTAGTATCACTTTGATAGAATTTTGAATATGTATTAAACTATCTacatcaaaatatatttttctaatAGTAAGATAAAGTAATAATAAAAGATGACAATAATTTTTacaattaatattattttacaaTAGAAATGAACAAAGCAGAACATGGAAATACTAGGTCCATTCAAATAGCATTTGGAACAACCTATCTTTAGGCTATTCCACCCTCACACGAACTTGTGGTCAAAAGTAAAGCCTTAAAAAGGTACATGATGAGCAAGACAGAGAGTTGATAGAATACAACCCGTGTGCTTTCTAGGAAGCATATCTTCATCAACAGAACCAAAACTAGAAGAGGGGCTTTTCCTCCTGCTTCAACCAAGATTATTTTGCTATAGCAACGTATTCTCAATTTCTCTGAAGCAGAAAGCCCACAAGACAAGACGGTGTTATTGACCAAATCATTAAAAAGTAAGTGCGTAAGACCAAAGAACAATTAGGACACATTCTTGCACTATTTCGGTCAGAATATATAAAGTGCGAGCGGACTTGGCCTTGATCATCACCTCGTGGCGCCCCGCTGTCATCACAGCTAAACAGCGGCTGAAGACATTCCCATAAGAACAATAACAATCATCACTCTGTTCTTATGAAGGGGGCTTGGGCCGAGGCCTACTTTCCAAAAAAAATTGTCACAACATTTGTGGATCGACACAAACCTTCCTTAAGACAAAATTAATGGCCACATAATAAACATGTGTTTAATTATAAGGAAATCAATGCCATATGCTTTTAATCATGTATTTTACCTATTTTCTCGTTTGAAAAGTTTACAAGTAGAGTTAATGATGAATCCTTATCGCCCTGACGAAGCAATACAACGCTGCGTGTAATATCATACAGGCACAATACATCTGGTCAAAGGACCGCAATACCGGCCGACAGGGGAGATATGCTCCCGGCTTTCGCCTCCATATCACGGCAGGCACTTCCCTCACTGGTCGGCACCCTGGccgtcagacagagaaaaagaaaatggcgTAGAGACTAAGTCCTCAACCCCAATTCTGCTACTTTCGGCTCTAAAATTAGGTATATTTGCACAAATATTTAATAAAGCTATCGCATGCATAATAAACACGACGCCACGCACTTTAAGAATCAAGCCTTAGAATACAATATTTACAATCACAAGGGTAATTTTCATACCCTGTTTTTGAACAATAGACGcaagagagtggaggagaagggacTTAGTCTCTGGGACGCCATTTCTGTCCTTTAAAACCTAACAGTAGACAGTTCATGATACACAATAGAAATCAGGCTAAATGTGAATGAAAATCGTTACTGCATGACCTACCGTTTGTTTTAGATCCAGAATTGACCTGAAATTTTGAAAGACAAAGGTATTAAATATTTCTACTTTCTAAATGCCGGTGTCTTGGTTATTCAAGTTCCAGTGGGTCGAACAAGAATTCCTGGATACATCACCACATTTAATTGCATCCGCACATCAATCAAAACTATGATCGTGATAAAGATAAGTATTTGAACTTATTTACTTCTATCCATTATTGCATACCCTATTATTACTAGCCAACCACGACACTTATCAATACATAACTGATGTGTGACAGACGTATAAAGACATCGCTGACAAAGAGCTACCTGGTAATCTGGATTTCTATGATCTCCGCTCATCTTCAAGTTGTTGTGTAAGTAAAATGCAGCCACAGAAGACGGTTGTTCAAGAAGCGACGTTGGCACAAGCAATCCTTGATAGTCTATGGAATGGAGGCGGTGTGCGCTGGTTGAAGTCCCATTATTAAGGCAGTGCGCATGCTCATATCAATTTGAATGGCGAGAGGAAAAAAACTCTGTGGGGTACCTCCctgacaaaaaaatcaaaataatGCATAAGTGACTCAAATACGAGTCAGTTACAAATATTAACGAGGACCCATTCAACTTTCTATTTAATGGGATACCATTTGAACATCGATTAAGGTAAGTTGTAAGAGACAAAGACTATTTGAAAGGTTATAATTTAACTAACTTCTGTCAGTACATTAATGCCCTACCCCATTAAACACACAAATTGTATACATTATTGGAtatatgtattgtattgttaCTTTGAAAGTCAGCAATAAACgagaatatatacattttaaataatacaAGGATTTCACAAGACAAAGCAGTAGAAAATTTAATGGACTTTTACAACATAATTATACAATCATAACAAGATCTAATATCGGTCTTCACGTGATTAATCCagcattaaaaaacaaaaatacatcatTCACACAACCTCATAACCACACACTAACTACAAACTCACATAATAGCAGGGACAAAAcagaatttaattattttaaaacaaCAATCTGTACATGGGTTACTCACTCCAGTGAAATTCATAATTCACGAGCAGGAAACCATTATCAGATGATTACAAATGTTTAAAGTACAGTTCACAGGGTACCACAACTGCAGTCAGGCCTATTTAGACTTCCTTCGTTTGGCCTGAGTGGGACTCGCTCCAGTCTCTGCGAAGGACAAACAAGAAAGACCATCGGTTGAGATGCATGCGAGTGGAAAGATTGAGTTACAGCAGTGTTACAGAAATCTCTTTgtagctgaaaaaaaaaaaaaaaaataggcatTCATGACAACCAATTGTGGATTATAAAGTGATAATATAGTACAGGTACAAGAGTACATCAATGTGTACTGCTGTTCTGACTGAAATTTCTATTGTGATAGATATACATTTCCACAGTAAATGTTATCATTTAATTAACATAAAGGTATATAGCcagtccgacacacacacacacacacacacacacacacacacacacacacacacacacacacacacacacacacacacacacacacacacacacacacacacacacacacacacacacacacacacctttggaAGCAGCACTGGAGGCAGCGGGCCTGGCcgacctcttcctcatcccgcTGTCCGCTACGGGCTCGTCCTCCGCCTCCTTGTCCGCCCGGGAGCTCCTGCGACTCGGACCCTTGGGCTTCTCCACAGCCACTctggagaggcagacagagggagaaaacaAAGCGAGACAGACAAGAGTGGGGAGGGAAGAAGTGGTTGTTAATGAGGGTAGGCACAGGAATCCTTTAACCCTCCTCTGGTCAGAGTTACAATACCACATGGGACTCGGGACTCGGCTGTTTCTCCTCGTCTACCACAGATACTGCCCGTCTTCAGCCCCCACCGTGTCCACTACGAGGTGGCAGGGTCGGCGTGGTCACTGCGTGTGTCTTGGCAGCACCAGTACGGCTTAAATACATACCTTGGGACTAAGTTGATGGgcgtctttcttttctttgccCATCTGTGATAGAAGTGGAAAAACAGCGGTAAACTAAAAACTGTGGTGCGCACAAAGCATGAGTTTACTTCCCCCTTCATATTTTTGggaaaattaaaataaacccAAGAAAGAAAGGAATGTGATGGCCATAAACAGAAGGTGAGAAGATCAGAGAAGAGGAAGCTTAAGCCTCATCCTTAAGAGAATGAGTACTGCGGTTGATCTATCTTTGAGacatgcatttgaattgttgaaaTGTTGCATGCCATGCATACATACCAAGTGTTGGGGCCACGCGGATCATTGATTTCACCATGTACCCCCCTGGCCAACCAAATGAACTCCCTGAGTTTCAGTAGAGTTAGAAATGTCTAAGCATTTCCCGTTCACAAGCACTGCACTTTAGACGTGGCCAACTTTTGAGAACATCGGCAGAATGGTATACCTTTATGGAAGCCCAAGCCCACGAATCACCACATggttgaaaaaataataaatggtcAATATTATTTCAGGACCTCACCCTTGTTCTGTGACGACTTCTTCAGATGctgcagagaaaaaaaaaaagaaaaaaaggttaGCATCAGTCATAATCGAGAGATATAGGATATATAGCATTTATAGTTCCATGTAAGAAAGGAAATAAATTGGAACATACTTGTCTTTTCACTGGCGATAGGTTCCTGTGACTGTGGACCGGCGGGCTCAATTAGTGCTGGGGAAGATCATGAAGACATGTCAGCTCATACATactagggatgtgaataactaAAAATTTTCATGGTCAAATAATCAGTGGGTGGAatgaacgaataatcgattattcgatgtgtgccgacattcacaaaggcagccatggatcatcgGCAAAACGaactgctaagtagttccacgTCGAATTGTctgttgtgaaaaatgcattcaactgtaatcagaaacgtggttatatgctatagaccctatagtatctgttgtataaaggctgggacgaatttcgaattataaatatgtacaatgcataacgttagttctctggctcatagctgagcggactagaatacctcccgttgccaagtcgtatctaaggtccgtcctatctACTGttggagtgaacaacgtttccgttgcataacaGCAGCAAGATGCAGTTTAAGTCTATCAAGCCCCATGTTCTCGATGTTAAAATGTTGGTTtgtctgattgtgtttgtgtctgtggttgtgtttttgttctgttgtactcTTGTGTATGTTAAGAAAGCAATGATGCACTGTGCCCAAGACAAATTTCCCCACggggacaataaagttgaacctTGAAACTtgataagaaccttacgggaaggTAATGATTGTTtcaggtattagtcaaaccctcaggcgttaccagggaaacaaagttaagGCTTGTGATAAACTTtatatttgaatgggaaaaaatgttaacggtccaaatgttaaaaatcgaATATTCTGAATACATACAACGGAAAACTCAGCAGAAAGTATCCCGGGAGTATCCAAACACCTACCTGGAGGGACTGGGGCAGACTGCGAGGGAGGGCCCATAGCTGGGGACTCAGACGGGGCAGCAGCCTCTCTGTTGGGGTCAGGCGGTGGCGAGGACGTGGATTGGGCCACCTCTGAAGCCGGCACAGTGGGGGCTGGCACAACGGAGGCTGGGGGACTTTGTACAGGGGCAGGATTGGGGAGTGAGGTAGCAGAGGAGGCAACGGTGGGCATAGGAGCCACAACAGGAGCCTGGGTGATTTTAGTCGAGACAGCGACGAGTGCAGAACTTGAAGCCTGGCTGGGGGCCTGAGCAGGGGCCACAATGGGTAGGGAGGGATTTGGGATTGGGGATGGAGAGGACACTGCGGTGGACACTTTAGAAGCAGCTGCCGTGGTCTGGGTCACTGGCGAATCACTTTGACTGACTGGACAGGCAGAAGTAGAGGGCGGGGCTAGTTGAGCCACAGATGCAGTCGCAGGCGCTGCAGGCTTCTCCCTGGCGCTCTGCGGTGGGTCTTGTGGACAGGGCACAGGGGCGGCCACCTGCACAGGCTTACTCTGAAccagagcaggagagggaggaccCACGGGGCTCTTTCTCAGCGGGGTTGTGGTCCCAGGACTAGAAGAGGTGGGCGGGGAGGCCAGGGGGGGCTGAAAGGGTGACGATGGCGGGGCAGGAGGGCCGAGACGGGTTGGCGGCTGGCTGCCTAACGGACTGGACTTCTGCCCGAGGGCTACCTGTACTACACTTTCAGTTTTGATAGCCCCACAGTTTGTctgctggggggccgggggtgtGACAGCTGGGGCCGGTGAAGACGTATTGGTCGTCAACGGGACCTGGCCCCCGACTGTTCTAACGGGCTGAGCACTGGATACTGTAGTGCCAGAGGGCTGGGTGGAGCCTGGAGCTGGCGAGAGCTGGATGTTTGTGGGCACTGCGATCGGTGCTACCATGGTTACTGGCTGGGACACCACGGTTGTGTTGGGGGCCACAGAGGCTCCAGGGACCTGGAAAATAGGGTTGATAAATACAGGCTTGGTAGTGATGAACTGGGGCGGGCGGGGGTTGGGGGTCTGCTGTCGGACGTCCTGCGGCCTAATATTTTTGTTGGTAACGACCATAGTTGCGACCATGCCTGGTGGTGCCTGCGTCGCGGGGGCAGGGGGGATTGGATTcgaggtaacaaacacagtaattTGACTAGAGGCGATGGGGCTTGACGCGGCGGGTAACTGTATGATGGAGTGAACAGCAGCCGCAGGCTTGGGGCTAGGGCTGGGCTTGGAGCCGACAGAGCCGGTGGTGAAGCTGGAGCAGACGGCCGCTAGAGGACTGCTGTTGCTAGAAGAGGCCGACTGGGGGGCTACAGCGAGGGTGGCATTAGTGTTTGGAATCGGAGCAGAGGCGTGGGTAGTCGTGGCGACGATGCTCTGAGTGGGATGGACAGCTTGACTCAGGGAGGGCTTATTGTTGAGGCTGGGGACGGAGGTTGGATTAGTGTTAACGGTAGTGCTCGCAGTTGTCTGCACGCTAGGGCTGCTGGTGGGAACGCAGGGCGCAGGCTTGGGTGGAGCTTCCATTTCCACCTGGGCAGGGGCTGGAGCAACCGGGCATGGAATGTCTGAGTCCTGAGAAACACTGGGCTGTTGTCTTTCTGGAGCCGATGGAGGCTTGGGACTCTCCTTCGCCACGTCCCTGGCAGGCGCGCTCTGCGTGGGCCGCGGAGGCATACCAGCTGAGTTGGGGATTTCCAGAAGCTGATTGAGAGACACTGGTGCGTCCTTTGAAGCGGACAAGGCCTCGGGAACAGAGTCTGGCGTGGGTGTCGTGTTCACAGGTTGCCTCTCAACCGAACCTGCTTGCGGTACAACTCCGCCCTCATGGGGTGTGGGGACACGGGGACTAGCCATTCTAGTAGGGGCAGATAACTCTCTGGAAGGCTGAGGATGGGCCATGGATTGGGGCTGAGGCATGGTTCCCTGGCTTTCCTTGGGTCCCTCAGTGGGGTTACCCTGCATGCCAATGAAGGTGTTCTGGGCAGGCTGAGTCTCGGGGGCGGCAGCAACTGGTGAGGGCATGGATACCAGATTGGAGGCTACTGCGGGGTGGTTCAGCATCATGGCAGACCCCGGAGCATTTATCATCTGCTGCTGGTTGGGAGGACCAGCGAGAGCCATCTTTGTCCCCTTCTGCCTCCCTGGACTTGGAGTGGCTGCTTTCCGGCTGGAGGCTGGACTGGACCTTCGACTGTTGCTGGGACTGGCTCTTTTGGCCTGCCCTCCGGACTGCTTGTCCAGCTTACTACCTGGACCTGCCGCCCCACCTGCAGAAGAGAATGACTGCTGCCCATTGTTACCATTGTTTCCACTGCCGTTATTTGTGCTGCCTTGCAGGTTTAAGTTCGGTGGGGCCTGCCCTATAGCCTTCAGCGTAGTGGGGTTCAGACCCTGTTGGTCAAAGCCCCTATTCAGGTTGGGTTGCCTTGGAGGCAAGGGAATGTTGATTTTAGGGGGGAACAGCCCTGCGATGGAGGCATTGAGTCGCTCCGGGGACAGGTTGATTTCGGACGGCTCTGTGCTGGGGGGCCGATTAGTCGGAGTCAGGGGGTGATGGTATGGCCTGGGGCTTGCCCGGTTGGGGGTTTTGGGCCTGGAGCTCTGCGAGGTTGTAGGAACGTTAGGGAAGTGGATGCCAGGCATGGGGCCCCCTTGTTGCGCCTGTGaggggagctgctgctggggacTGGCTCCAGGGTGCTGGGGCATGGACGGCGGAAGAGGGCCCTGCTTCATCATGTGAGCATTGGATGCTGGATTGACCATCATCTGTTGGGCTCCATTTCCAGACTGCATCACCAGCTCTGGGACTCCGGGCCTGCCCTGCATGGTGTGGCCTCCTCCAGGGGCCTCTTCTGTTTCAGACCCTTGAGAAGCCGGCCCGACATCTGGATGAGACATTCTCCGCGGTCCTCCAGCGAGCTGGACAGGGAACAGCACATATAGCGTAAGCGTAAGCAGAGTGAAAGTCTGAAAATAAACGTCACACAAGTTTTCAAAGCAGGTCCTCACCTGTGCGTTGACGCCCAGAGGCATCCCTCTAGGTTTGTCAGGTGAAGGCGGCACTCCTACATTCCCCTGCAGGTTAATCATCGCAGGCATACCTCCTTGTTGGGAAACTGGCATTCTGTGAACGTCCCCTGGATTGACCATCCCCCTGGGAGGCAGTTGACCTCCAGGAGGAATGGACATACGATTCTTAGCCTGTTCCTGCTGCATCttctgcatcatcatcatctgatgctgctgctgttggtgaaAATAGTTTGTCACAATCTTAAACTGGGGAcctataaatatatgtattgtTGTTGCTATTGAAGAAGAGCATTAGAAGGGTTTTAATCTTACCTGCTGTTGAAGGTGTGGTGGCTGggcttgctgctgttgttgttgttgttgctgctgctgctgctgttgttgttgttgctgctgctgctgctgctgctgctgaagctgGTGAGGATGCATTTGAGCCTGGGCTTGGCCAGGAGGCTGGGTTACGGCCATCCCCTGTTGCCCCTGCATCTGCATTTGttgcatctgctgctgctgctgtatctGTTGCTGCTGTAATTGCTGCTGTTGCATCTGCTGCTGCATCTGCTGCTGTATTTGCTGCTGCTGCAAGTGctgcatttgttgttgttgttgctgctgctgctgctgctgttggataAACTGCATGGGCACCTGCTGCAACACCCGCTGCTCTCCGGGTTGGGCAGTGAAGCCTACAGAGGTAAGTAAGTAAAACAATATTATTCCAATAAAAACCAATGTATACACATTGTACAGAGTGCAAGTGCAATTACCAGAAAAAGGACATGCTGAAGGAATTTGATGACAGGTTAGATATACATCGATATATCAACAATTACCTGCAGGCCTGTTGGGAAAATCAGGGAGTTTAGGACCAGAGGTATCCATGACTAAACTGTGATCTCCAGCCATCCCAGGTAGGTCAGAGTCCTCCAGACCAGAAGCCCCATCCAGACCACTGAGGAACGAAAGACAAGTTGCAACAAATAAACATACTGCAACATAGCAGCAGTAATCAAAAATGGGAACAAAAATCACAGCGCGGTGTGCTGTCTTACCCCAGGCCATCAGCTTGCTCTCCAACTTTAGGTTTCTTCTTTCGCGGGGGTTTCTTCTTCTTGGGCTTGGCCTGGTTACTACCCCCTGCTCCTTGCTTCGCTCCTGGCCCAAACTGGCTGGCAGAGATATCACTCTGGAGCAGGTTGACCAGCAGCGGGCTGGTCAGCGTTACATCCTTGTTAACAGGGAAGCCCCCTTGTGGTCCCACTGCCCCCGCCATGGGCATCTGCCCTTGGAACTGTGGGTTGAAGTTCATGCCATGCCCTTGAAAGTGGCCGTTGCCCACCTGCATGTGCTGAGGGGTTCCCATCATGCCTTGCGGCTGCTGTCCCTGCATATCAGGCAGCATCTGTTGGACACCCAATTCACCTGGCCCGCTGTTTGGGTCGACCAGTGGATGTTGGTGTTGCTGGGctgcctgttgttgttgttgttgttgttgttgttgttgttgttgctgctgctgctgttgttgttgcaacATTGCCTGCtgttgtttctgctgctgtagctgctgctgctgctgtaactGCTGTTGAACTAGGGGATGCCCAGCAGGCAGCCTCATCTGCTGCCCATGCATACCCATCACCTGGTTTGGATTCCCGGCCATGggaacctgctgctgctggttcatctgttgctgctgctgctgtagttgttgttgttgttgttgttgctgctgctgctgctgctgtagttgctgctgctgctgttgcattTGTTGCTGTTGAAGctggtgctgttgctgctgctgtaactgctgttgctggagttgAGCcatttgttgttgctgctgttgttgtggagtcaaatgctgctgctgctgctgctgctgctgctgctgctgctgctgctgctgctgctggccgacCTGGGCCTGGAATGGAACCATGTTCCCTGGAACATTTGGTGAAGGGCCCCGCATCATCTGGCCAGGCATGACCCCCGCCGGAACCTTTCCTACAAAAGCCTGCTTGTTCGCTTGCATCTGATTGGGAACCATTTGTTCCATCATGGTgttctgttgctgttgttgttgttgttgctgctgctgctgctgttgttgttgttgctgctgctgctgttgcacttgctgctgttgttgttgctgcgcttgctgctgttgttgctgcgcttgctgctgctgctgctgctgctgctgttgctgtagCAGCATGGCCTGGTGCCCCTGGCCTCCAACCATCTGACCCTGCCCATGCATCACCCCCTGGCCTTGTTGAGGCATCAACTGCTTGGGTGGGGtcatccctcctctctgcccctgACTTAGGGGCCTGGAGAGGACCGTCTGACCTCCACCCTGGCCTTGAACCATctggctgggggaggaggacacgGGCTGGGCCTGATGCTGGAGGCCCATCATCTGGGTTTGGAGGCCAGGTTGCGTCTGGCCCATACTAGCTCCGGCAGCGGCACCAGGAGGCTGACCGCCTGGTACACCCATAACATTAGCTTGGGCATGAGGCGGTCCCTGCATCGTGTTGGGAGCAACGGAAGATGGCTGTGGCCCTATTTGAATAAGAGAAGAGCAAGTTTTAAAAACGATGTAGATCATGTTTTTGGTACCAAGAATCCCATAACTATGAATAATCACATTTAGAAATGGCATAAATCCAATACCTACACAAGCTTAAATAGTACTTTCCAATGAAATCACTAAACATAATGGCATGTTATCATAAATGGCAATATAT
Encoded here:
- the ncoa6 gene encoding nuclear receptor coactivator 6 isoform X3, whose amino-acid sequence is MAHPHIPPQLPPGAKMLEGDNDSNGDSGVEEDVVEDTGGCQGGSGTQEDCVEQECNEESNGDEGHFTIFVAFKGNLEDEDFAEKLNRVVIGIPSIIDLGSETLQPKRVEKWNSVRVTFNIPRDAAERLRLLAQNNQQQLRDLGILSVQIEGEGPINVAMGQNRGQEVRVNGPIGMPGQMRMDMGFPGQPGPAMRMPNPSMVPPGPSMAGQVMVPGGSGQMPPRGRGSTTQIDGMDPMMSVQQQQQQQLQHQQAGPHGSGQMPPQAAHHMQALQVGRQLNPAALQQLQQHQQQQQQQQQQQQQQQQQQQQQQQQQQQQAQLSQLGPRPPFNPSGPMAVPPNWNQLPSGVLQPPATQGGPAWRKPPPQGQIGQRPPSLAAVQTPNHPPPPYPYGSQQTGQVFNAIGQGQLQQQQGGMGQFAAPQPKGPQTGPGGVVGPPRPPPPLPPAPGQQGNLAAKSPGSSSSPFQQGSPGTPPMMAQRPTTPQGFPQGVGSPGRAALGPQGNMQQGFMGMPQHGQPGGQVHPGAMPGMQKRPMGFSNMTGNQNFVQGQVSGTTPGTPGGGAGQQLQSGQAMPHQGPQPSSVAPNTMQGPPHAQANVMGVPGGQPPGAAAGASMGQTQPGLQTQMMGLQHQAQPVSSSPSQMVQGQGGGQTVLSRPLSQGQRGGMTPPKQLMPQQGQGVMHGQGQMVGGQGHQAMLLQQQQQQQQQQQAQQQQQQAQQQQQQQVQQQQQQQQQQQQQQQQQQQQQQNTMMEQMVPNQMQANKQAFVGKVPAGVMPGQMMRGPSPNVPGNMVPFQAQVGQQQQQQQQQQQQQQQQQHLTPQQQQQQQMAQLQQQQLQQQQQHQLQQQQMQQQQQQLQQQQQQQQQQQQQLQQQQQQMNQQQQVPMAGNPNQVMGMHGQQMRLPAGHPLVQQQLQQQQQLQQQKQQQAMLQQQQQQQQQQQQQQQQQQQQAAQQHQHPLVDPNSGPGELGVQQMLPDMQGQQPQGMMGTPQHMQVGNGHFQGHGMNFNPQFQGQMPMAGAVGPQGGFPVNKDVTLTSPLLVNLLQSDISASQFGPGAKQGAGGSNQAKPKKKKPPRKKKPKVGEQADGLGGLDGASGLEDSDLPGMAGDHSLVMDTSGPKLPDFPNRPAGFTAQPGEQRVLQQVPMQFIQQQQQQQQQQQQMQHLQQQQIQQQMQQQMQQQQLQQQQIQQQQQMQQMQMQGQQGMAVTQPPGQAQAQMHPHQLQQQQQQQQQQQQQQQQQQQQQQQQQAQPPHLQQQQQHQMMMMQKMQQEQAKNRMSIPPGGQLPPRGMVNPGDVHRMPVSQQGGMPAMINLQGNVGVPPSPDKPRGMPLGVNAQLAGGPRRMSHPDVGPASQGSETEEAPGGGHTMQGRPGVPELVMQSGNGAQQMMVNPASNAHMMKQGPLPPSMPQHPGASPQQQLPSQAQQGGPMPGIHFPNVPTTSQSSRPKTPNRASPRPYHHPLTPTNRPPSTEPSEINLSPERLNASIAGLFPPKINIPLPPRQPNLNRGFDQQGLNPTTLKAIGQAPPNLNLQGSTNNGSGNNGNNGQQSFSSAGGAAGPGSKLDKQSGGQAKRASPSNSRRSSPASSRKAATPSPGRQKGTKMALAGPPNQQQMINAPGSAMMLNHPAVASNLVSMPSPVAAAPETQPAQNTFIGMQGNPTEGPKESQGTMPQPQSMAHPQPSRELSAPTRMASPRVPTPHEGGVVPQAGSVERQPVNTTPTPDSVPEALSASKDAPVSLNQLLEIPNSAGMPPRPTQSAPARDVAKESPKPPSAPERQQPSVSQDSDIPCPVAPAPAQVEMEAPPKPAPCVPTSSPSVQTTASTTVNTNPTSVPSLNNKPSLSQAVHPTQSIVATTTHASAPIPNTNATLAVAPQSASSSNSSPLAAVCSSFTTGSVGSKPSPSPKPAAAVHSIIQLPAASSPIASSQITVFVTSNPIPPAPATQAPPGMVATMVVTNKNIRPQDVRQQTPNPRPPQFITTKPVFINPIFQVPGASVAPNTTVVSQPVTMVAPIAVPTNIQLSPAPGSTQPSGTTVSSAQPVRTVGGQVPLTTNTSSPAPAVTPPAPQQTNCGAIKTESVVQVALGQKSSPLGSQPPTRLGPPAPPSSPFQPPLASPPTSSSPGTTTPLRKSPVGPPSPALVQSKPVQVAAPVPCPQDPPQSAREKPAAPATASVAQLAPPSTSACPVSQSDSPVTQTTAAASKVSTAVSSPSPIPNPSLPIVAPAQAPSQASSSALVAVSTKITQAPVVAPMPTVASSATSLPNPAPVQSPPASVVPAPTVPASEVAQSTSSPPPDPNREAAAPSESPAMGPPSQSAPVPPALIEPAGPQSQEPIASEKTTSEEVVTEQGEFIWLARGVHGEINDPRGPNT